In Lagenorhynchus albirostris chromosome 14, mLagAlb1.1, whole genome shotgun sequence, one DNA window encodes the following:
- the OGFOD2 gene encoding 2-oxoglutarate and iron-dependent oxygenase domain-containing protein 2, whose protein sequence is MGTAAAPRRFCRCACFCSENLYVARYGLHVRFRSEQQLRQDYGPILRSRGCVSPKDFQQLLGELEKEVERRQRLGQESAARKALIASSYHPARPDVYSSLQDVALAPEFLAAAEYSTSPGADLQGLLQRLETVSEEKRIYRLPVFTASFCQALLEELDHFEQSDMPKGRPNTMNNYGVLLHELGLDEPLVTPLRERFLQPLMALLYPEYRGWLDSHRAFVVKYAPGQDRELGCHYDNAELTLNVALGKAFTGGALYFGDLFQAPSALANPLEVEHVVGQGILHRGGQLHGARPLGTGERWNLVVWLRASAVRNRLCPMCCRKPDLVDDEGFGDGFTREEPATVDVCALT, encoded by the exons ATGGGGACCGCGGCGGCTCCGCGGCGCTTCTGCCGCTGCGCCTGCTTCTGCTCCGAGAACTTGTACGTGGCGCGCTACGGCCTGCACGTGCGCTTCCGGAGCGAGCAGCAGCTGCGCCAGGACTACGGCCCC ATCCTGCGCAGCCGAGGCTGTGTCAGCCCCAAGGACTTCCAACAGCTGTTGGGAGAG CTTGAGAAGGAGGTGGAGCGGCGGCAGCGGCTGGGGCAGGAGTCGgccgccaggaaagccctcaTTGCGAGCTCCTACCACCCAGCACGGCCCGATGTCTACAGCTCACTGCAG GATGTGGCTCTGGCCCCCGAGTTTCTGGCCGCAGCTGAGTACAGCACATCGCCAGGTGCAGACCTCCAGGGCCTTCTCCAGCGGCTGGAGACAGTTTCTG AGGAGAAGCGTATCTACCGGCTGCCGGTGTTCACAGCGTCGTTCTGCCAGGCCCTGCTGGAGGAGCTGGACCACTTCGAGCAGTCAGACATGCCCAAGGGAAGACCCAACACCATGAACAACTATGGG GTGCTGCTACACGAGCTGGGCCTGGATGAGCCACTGGTGACGCCACTGAGGGAGCGCTTCCTGCAGCCGCTGATGGCCCTGCTGTACCCAGAGTACAGGGGCTGGCTGGACAGCCACCGCGCCTTTGTGGTCAAATACGCGCCAGGCCAGGATCGCGAGCTGGGCTGCCACTACGATAACGCCGAGCTCACCCTCAACGTGGCCCTGGGCAAGGCCTTCACGGGGGGTGCTCTCTACTTTGGGGACCTCTTCCAG GCGCCTTCGGCCCTGGCCAACCCCCTGGAGGTAGAGCACGTGGTGGGCCAGGGCATCCTGCACCGTGGGGGCCAGCTGCACGGGGCCCGCCCCCTGGGCACTGGTGAGCGTTGGAACCTGGTCGTCTGGCTCCGCGCCTCTGCTGTGCGCAACCGCCTCTGCCCCATGTGCTGCCGCAAGCCCGACCTGGTGGATGATGAGGGCTTCGGCGACGGCTTCACCCGCGAGGAGCCCGCCACGGTGGACGTGTGTGCTCTGACTTGA